The Lactuca sativa cultivar Salinas chromosome 2, Lsat_Salinas_v11, whole genome shotgun sequence genome includes a window with the following:
- the LOC111916400 gene encoding putative RNA methyltransferase At5g10620, protein MAMCVFTTHSMKNYQIPNSGAKTRGSKYTGQSIKPLPIHILTVGKTRSPGVQLIVKDYMDKIKPYCPIHDLRIRSNPKNSTDPRVQIENEEIGFMNFIKQDDWVVMLDENGIDLKSEEMADLIGDAGTGNKGSGSRMVFCIGGAYGHGMKVRERANLRVKLSSLVLNHEIALVVLVEQLYRAWTILKGQKYHH, encoded by the coding sequence ATGGCGATGTGTGTCTTTACCACTCACAGCATGAAGAACTACCAAATCCCTAATTCCGGTGCCAAAACGAGAGGATCCAAATACACCGGCCAATCCATAAAACCACTCCCAATCCACATCCTCACAGTCGGCAAAACCAGATCGCCGGGAGTCCAATTGATAGTGAAGGACTACATGGACAAAATCAAACCCTACTGCCCGATTCACGACCTCAGAATCCGATCCAACCCCAAGAACTCAACCGATCCAAGGGTCCAGATTGAAAACGAAGAGATAGGTTTCATGAATTTCATCAAACAAGATGATTGGGTGGTGATGTTGGATGAAAATGGAATTGATTTGAAGTCTGAGGAAATGGCAGACTTGATCGGGGATGCTGGAACTGGAAACAAAGGAAGTGGTTCAAGAATGGTGTTTTGCATTGGAGGGGCTTATGGGCATGGGATGAAAGTGAGGGAGAGAGCTAATttgagggtaaaattgtcatcttTGGTACTTAATCATGAGATTGCATTGGTGGTTCTTGTTGAGCAGCTTTACAGAGCATGGACTATTCTGAAAGGCCAAAAATACCATCATTAG